One window from the genome of Streptomyces sp. WZ-12 encodes:
- a CDS encoding PE-PPE domain-containing protein codes for MTLRTRWKKALGAAGAAAAVVALTAATPAVAQTASVHHYYLEVGGTGSAAPAPGCTSTYAFANKHLNGGIPVPVCYPASAGPWLNGHNAPDVHALSYDASVREGYRNLLAAAEETYHRDPNARFTIVGYSQGAQVADQVLRTIADGRTAIPRAQVNGMLYADPMQPGTGIWARVPQGWSALGFTSTGAAPAKYAGVPVRRFCLHTDLACDATSLRSVPGFLREHPKYWQDGNIMTRTIGHDGGDGITWYDAQ; via the coding sequence ATGACCCTGCGCACCAGATGGAAGAAGGCCCTCGGCGCGGCCGGAGCGGCGGCGGCCGTGGTGGCCCTCACCGCCGCCACACCCGCCGTCGCCCAGACCGCTTCGGTGCACCACTACTACCTGGAGGTCGGCGGCACGGGCTCGGCGGCGCCCGCGCCCGGCTGCACCTCCACCTACGCGTTCGCCAACAAGCATCTCAACGGCGGCATTCCGGTACCGGTCTGCTACCCGGCGAGCGCCGGCCCCTGGCTCAACGGTCACAACGCCCCGGACGTCCACGCCCTCAGCTACGACGCCAGTGTCCGCGAGGGCTACCGCAATCTGCTGGCCGCCGCCGAGGAGACCTACCACCGCGACCCCAACGCCCGCTTCACGATCGTGGGTTACTCCCAGGGCGCCCAGGTGGCGGACCAGGTGCTCCGGACGATCGCCGACGGCCGCACCGCGATACCCCGCGCGCAGGTGAACGGCATGCTCTACGCCGACCCGATGCAGCCCGGCACCGGCATCTGGGCGCGCGTTCCCCAGGGTTGGAGCGCCCTGGGGTTCACGTCCACGGGGGCCGCCCCGGCGAAGTACGCCGGCGTCCCGGTGCGACGCTTCTGCCTCCACACCGACCTGGCGTGCGACGCCACCTCGCTCCGGTCGGTCCCCGGATTCCTGCGAGAGCACCCCAAGTATTGGCAGGACGGCAACATCATGACGCGGACCATCGGCCACGACGGCGGTGACGGCATCACCTGGTACGACGCCCAGTAG
- a CDS encoding Pr6Pr family membrane protein has protein sequence MLDPISPTTSTAVAASAEPAARPRRPVAAAFRALAALIGVTGIALDVAASHDLGRLFSYFTIQSNILLVVVFAWSAHRAWTGRPALSPRITGAALLYICITGLVFHFVLSNDASGFAMTSQRTPLETAASQLLHTATPLAAVLDWLVFTAPGAFLFRSAWQWLTYPLLYLPFALIRGALLAPGTEGRYPYPFVDVDLHGYPGVLTNAVVFALAFYVLALALVLLDRIRPALRGHRTRMPSTGSDRLDG, from the coding sequence ATGCTCGATCCGATATCCCCCACGACTTCGACGGCCGTTGCGGCCTCCGCCGAGCCCGCCGCCCGGCCCCGCCGCCCCGTCGCGGCAGCCTTCCGTGCGCTCGCGGCCCTGATCGGAGTCACCGGCATCGCACTGGACGTGGCCGCCTCGCACGATCTGGGCCGGCTCTTCAGCTACTTCACGATCCAGTCCAACATCCTGTTGGTCGTCGTCTTCGCCTGGTCCGCCCACCGCGCCTGGACCGGGCGGCCGGCCCTCTCCCCGCGCATCACCGGCGCCGCACTGCTGTACATCTGCATCACCGGACTCGTCTTCCACTTCGTGCTGTCCAACGACGCCAGCGGCTTCGCCATGACCAGCCAGCGCACGCCCCTCGAAACGGCCGCCAGTCAACTCCTCCACACCGCCACCCCGCTCGCCGCCGTCCTCGACTGGCTCGTCTTCACGGCCCCCGGCGCCTTCCTGTTCCGCTCTGCCTGGCAGTGGCTCACCTACCCCCTCCTCTACCTCCCCTTCGCCCTCATCCGCGGCGCCCTCCTCGCTCCCGGCACCGAGGGCCGCTACCCCTATCCCTTCGTTGACGTCGACCTCCACGGCTACCCGGGCGTCCTCACCAACGCCGTGGTCTTCGCCCTGGCCTTCTACGTCCTGGCCCTGGCCCTCGTCCTCCTCGACCGGATCCGCCCCGCCCTACGCGGCCACCGGACCCGGATGCCGTCCACGGGCTCCGACCGGCTGGATGGCTGA
- a CDS encoding PrsW family glutamic-type intramembrane protease, producing the protein MRLPAALPVRDDPLVRARALLIGRIAIALYLLELVLDLTRPRLTPDEPTLSIFYKPPAALGSLGAPDSFSQLLAMPRAVFWTVLAGIAAGVLIQVYAVITRPSDRRSVLLTWLTLGCLLLPFGLIPLSVMVEYFPVALACLPSTAVVLLLLHGGVRFARVPLRALLAAFAWGALIVFGFGRACGGLVFGTLNGYLGGAPSAADPGRMLKSLYHVMGLTILHLDAVNELAVAAGVVLLLLMFRHRVTDVVTGLSLGAAVGLGYNFVESALLIKIYGSLGSFLGVSGGFEYWIRQSIGLLGGQVTFGALLGAGLGLAAKARRRGLVATAALVAAIGGTSGAETVSGWLSRQVQGHVELGSALDTLVISPLLWLLPQLPFTALAVALLVHGLRERGRVMRAAIQQEAAAGPAITQAELPVLASAARRFWAVVGTWRWYGRGSARALHRLQTAQLELAGRQVHNDPTDTSQGDALRTRIVRLKGDLPAVTR; encoded by the coding sequence ATGAGGCTTCCTGCCGCCCTGCCCGTTCGGGACGACCCGTTGGTCCGCGCCAGAGCACTGCTCATCGGCCGCATCGCCATCGCGCTGTACCTGCTCGAATTGGTCCTCGACCTCACCCGGCCGCGACTGACGCCGGACGAACCGACCCTGTCCATCTTCTACAAACCCCCGGCCGCCTTGGGCTCGTTGGGCGCCCCGGACTCATTCAGCCAGCTGCTCGCCATGCCGCGCGCCGTGTTCTGGACCGTACTGGCGGGCATCGCGGCCGGCGTGCTCATCCAGGTCTACGCGGTCATCACGCGTCCGTCCGACCGGCGTTCGGTGCTGCTGACATGGTTGACGCTGGGGTGTCTGCTGCTGCCGTTCGGGCTGATCCCGCTGAGCGTCATGGTGGAGTACTTCCCGGTCGCGCTCGCCTGCCTGCCCAGTACGGCCGTGGTGCTGTTGCTGCTGCACGGCGGGGTGCGGTTCGCCCGGGTCCCGTTGAGGGCGCTGCTGGCCGCCTTCGCCTGGGGCGCGTTGATCGTCTTCGGGTTCGGCCGCGCCTGTGGCGGGCTGGTCTTCGGGACCCTCAACGGCTACCTGGGCGGCGCCCCCTCCGCGGCCGATCCCGGCCGGATGCTCAAGAGCCTCTACCACGTCATGGGCCTGACGATCCTGCACCTCGACGCCGTCAACGAACTCGCCGTCGCCGCGGGGGTGGTGCTGCTCCTGCTGATGTTCCGGCACCGCGTCACCGATGTCGTGACCGGCCTGAGCCTCGGTGCCGCCGTCGGGCTCGGCTACAACTTCGTGGAGAGCGCCCTCCTCATCAAGATCTACGGTTCGTTGGGCTCGTTCCTCGGCGTGTCCGGCGGTTTCGAGTACTGGATCCGGCAGTCGATCGGCCTGCTCGGCGGGCAGGTGACGTTCGGTGCGCTGCTGGGGGCCGGGCTCGGCCTGGCCGCCAAGGCGCGGCGGCGCGGGCTCGTCGCCACGGCCGCCCTGGTGGCGGCGATCGGCGGCACATCGGGCGCCGAGACGGTGTCCGGGTGGCTGTCGCGCCAGGTCCAGGGTCACGTCGAACTGGGCAGTGCGCTCGACACGTTGGTGATCTCGCCGCTGCTGTGGCTCCTCCCACAGCTGCCGTTCACGGCCCTGGCCGTCGCGCTCCTGGTGCACGGGCTGCGGGAACGCGGCCGGGTGATGCGGGCCGCGATCCAGCAGGAGGCCGCGGCGGGCCCGGCCATCACACAGGCGGAGCTGCCGGTCCTGGCCTCCGCCGCACGGCGGTTCTGGGCGGTGGTGGGCACCTGGCGCTGGTACGGCCGGGGTTCGGCCCGCGCGCTGCACCGCCTGCAGACGGCCCAGTTGGAACTCGCGGGCCGACAAGTGCACAACGATCCGACGGACACCTCACAGGGGGATGCATTGCGTACTCGCATAGTGCGGCTGAAGGGCGACCTTCCGGCGGTGACCCGATGA
- a CDS encoding peptidase inhibitor family I36 protein codes for MTTRTAFGLLAGAAVLALAAPATAQATPSHEGHEGHRAPRNCASGALCAYSGAHYTGRVTVIRGDNRNLLHKRALRHIESVYNNGRRDAVIWDRKDFKGHRIEVARNEGEVRLPHRFGHDVASNKWETHRR; via the coding sequence ATGACTACGCGTACGGCCTTCGGGCTGCTGGCCGGTGCCGCGGTCCTCGCGCTCGCCGCCCCCGCCACCGCCCAGGCGACCCCCTCCCACGAGGGCCACGAGGGCCACCGGGCCCCCCGGAACTGCGCGTCCGGTGCGCTGTGTGCGTACTCCGGCGCCCACTACACCGGCCGGGTCACCGTGATCCGCGGCGACAACAGGAACCTGCTGCACAAGCGGGCCCTACGGCACATCGAGTCGGTCTACAACAACGGCCGTCGCGACGCGGTGATCTGGGACCGCAAGGACTTCAAGGGGCACCGCATCGAGGTCGCCCGCAACGAGGGCGAGGTGCGGCTGCCGCACCGTTTCGGCCACGACGTGGCGTCCAACAAGTGGGAGACGCACCGCCGCTGA
- a CDS encoding transposase, whose product MQNYYRDAAGRLRWRTAEDGGLPPSSSAIVSPYDTTARYVRHGHIIRWKGFAAHVTETCASNSVNVITDVATTSAATNDAQALPGIHTRLARRSLLPAEHLVDGGYTSLVHLERAEREHQVTVSGPLPGNPTRQHRRNEGFDRDDFHIDFDRRQVTCPQGKVSQGWHGPYPTSSPTAAPLIVARFTKSQCQPCPDRPRCTSSHQGARNVGFPPRELRDLQVRVRSEQQTPEWKARYAVRSGVEGTINEFAHGHGMRRCRYRGQPKTHLQHVFTAIAVNIERLSGRSLTEEASLPRPPTAFQTFLDQNDIPRPKSWRTLGT is encoded by the coding sequence TCGTCTCGCCCTACGACACCACGGCACGTTACGTCCGTCACGGGCACATCATCCGCTGGAAGGGGTTCGCCGCGCATGTCACCGAGACGTGCGCCTCCAACAGCGTCAACGTGATTACGGATGTGGCCACCACCTCGGCCGCCACCAACGACGCCCAGGCCCTGCCTGGCATCCACACCCGTCTGGCGCGTCGCAGCCTGCTGCCTGCCGAGCACCTGGTCGACGGCGGCTACACCTCTCTGGTTCATCTGGAACGAGCCGAGCGCGAACATCAGGTCACTGTCAGCGGGCCGCTGCCGGGCAACCCCACCCGCCAGCACCGCAGGAACGAAGGTTTCGACCGGGACGACTTCCACATCGACTTTGACCGCCGACAAGTCACCTGTCCCCAGGGCAAGGTCAGCCAGGGCTGGCACGGCCCCTACCCGACCTCCTCGCCCACCGCGGCACCCCTGATCGTGGCACGGTTCACCAAGAGCCAGTGTCAGCCGTGTCCGGACCGACCCCGGTGCACCAGCTCCCACCAGGGCGCCCGGAACGTGGGCTTCCCTCCACGAGAACTCCGCGACCTGCAAGTCCGCGTCCGCAGCGAGCAGCAGACACCCGAGTGGAAGGCCCGCTACGCGGTTCGCTCCGGAGTGGAGGGCACCATCAACGAGTTCGCCCACGGACACGGCATGCGCCGCTGCCGCTACCGAGGACAGCCGAAAACTCACCTGCAACACGTGTTCACGGCCATCGCCGTGAACATCGAGCGCCTCAGCGGCCGGTCACTGACCGAGGAAGCCTCTTTACCGAGACCGCCGACCGCCTTCCAGACCTTCCTGGACCAGAACGACATCCCCCGGCCGAAGTCCTGGCGAACCCTCGGTACCTGA
- a CDS encoding AraC family transcriptional regulator: MISALNQLVALVEEHLAEELDVKVSATALGTTEYHLRRMFSSLAGMPLSEYVRRRRMTVAAADVVRGEDDLLSIAVRHGYGSTEAFGRAFRAVHGATPRAVRRDGGPLRTQPQLRFRLTVEGSTPMDTRVIERPAFRLIGHAARVPLIYQGINPHIQQHIATLPQQEHARLKALSNTEPAGLLAVSDDLAPDAPEGSELTYLHGVAVTQDTPVPDDLDAIGIPAGRWAIFHSAGPYPQALQATWAATATEWFPANPWRLRPGPSILTILERAEDFTTATCELWLPVEPA, encoded by the coding sequence ATGATCTCGGCCCTCAACCAGCTCGTCGCCCTCGTCGAGGAACACCTCGCCGAGGAGCTCGACGTGAAGGTGTCGGCCACGGCGCTCGGCACGACCGAGTACCACCTGCGTCGGATGTTCTCGTCGTTGGCCGGCATGCCGCTGTCGGAGTACGTGCGCCGGCGCCGCATGACCGTCGCCGCCGCCGACGTCGTCCGGGGCGAGGACGATCTGCTGAGCATCGCCGTCCGGCACGGATACGGCTCGACCGAGGCGTTCGGCCGTGCGTTCCGGGCGGTCCACGGCGCCACACCCCGTGCGGTGCGTCGCGACGGAGGCCCCCTTCGCACACAACCGCAGCTCAGGTTCCGCCTGACCGTAGAAGGGAGCACCCCCATGGACACGCGCGTCATCGAACGCCCCGCGTTCCGGCTGATCGGACACGCGGCCCGGGTCCCGCTCATCTATCAGGGCATCAACCCGCACATCCAGCAGCACATCGCCACACTCCCACAACAGGAGCACGCCCGGCTGAAGGCCCTCAGCAACACCGAGCCGGCGGGCCTGCTGGCGGTCTCCGACGACCTGGCCCCCGACGCCCCGGAGGGCAGCGAACTGACCTACCTGCACGGAGTCGCCGTCACACAGGACACACCCGTCCCCGACGACCTCGACGCCATCGGGATACCGGCCGGCAGATGGGCGATCTTCCACAGCGCCGGCCCGTATCCGCAGGCCCTTCAGGCGACTTGGGCCGCCACCGCGACCGAGTGGTTCCCCGCCAACCCGTGGCGCCTGCGCCCGGGCCCCTCCATCCTCACGATCCTGGAACGTGCGGAGGACTTCACCACCGCCACCTGCGAACTGTGGCTACCCGTCGAACCGGCATAA
- a CDS encoding XRE family transcriptional regulator — translation MTSEFSALLKRLRRAANLTQEALAERAGVGVRTIRGLETGERADPRVTTVRLLADALGLSPEDRERLLASAVHRTADGDLPEEPPAPPATPEPTAGGPQGSPFHQALADVSDQVAQAVAARWRREEEQRQVHDPYPLPVRWRTVAEELTDHWANIRRLPPGSTPDPLDLGGQLDAIVDVYRRIPSGRLVMLGRSGSGKTILALRFVLDHLASRGRADAVPVIFSIGSWDPTAITLRDWLATQLTRDHPGLAAPGPGGGTNLADALVETGRILPVLDGFDEIADGLRRPALEALNATTLPLLLTSRPAEYAAAVAETDVLTSAAAVELTDLTLNDLADYLPRTTRKARGRSAPAWEPVLSELRERPHGQAGANLAAVLTTPLMVTLARAVYSDAPDSDPSALLDTRRFGTPEELEDHLLDKFLTTAYRPRPEHRPGGTSFRTWDPVRARHWLGYLAHHLNCLDTPNLEWWRLGYGMRRTTRTLVTALVVGLAVALVDGVVGVLFDSFSFQLVDGLVAGLLAGLLFGIAYWFMVAAKDAAVAPSGVLMKIRSREGRSGRHPLRRLAIGVLCGLVFGAGYGFVRGVLNRLPFHVDLPALLVNSLGDGLIYGLMFALAAGPTLGLLTLFETPLDIRSALNPVSLLRTNGRTVATQLLIWTPVFGVLVGFGSLAVIGPASAILGSVVWNLTAAFKLGTISGLGGALGYVFSLTSWGQWTVFSRLWLPLTGRLPWSVVAFLEDAYQRGVLRQAGAVYQFRHARLQHHLARAYRSPRPEAAEQARVSPVPAAPETGTP, via the coding sequence GTGACCAGTGAGTTCAGCGCGCTGTTGAAAAGGCTGCGACGTGCAGCGAACCTGACACAGGAGGCGCTGGCGGAGCGCGCCGGAGTGGGCGTCCGCACCATCCGCGGACTGGAGACCGGCGAGCGCGCCGACCCACGGGTGACCACCGTGCGGCTGCTCGCCGATGCGCTCGGGCTGAGCCCCGAGGACCGCGAACGGCTACTGGCGTCCGCCGTCCACCGGACCGCGGACGGCGACCTTCCGGAAGAGCCGCCCGCCCCGCCGGCCACCCCCGAGCCGACGGCCGGCGGCCCGCAGGGCTCGCCGTTCCACCAAGCCCTGGCCGACGTCTCCGATCAGGTCGCGCAGGCGGTGGCCGCCCGTTGGCGGCGCGAGGAGGAACAGCGGCAGGTCCACGACCCCTATCCGCTGCCGGTGCGCTGGCGGACGGTCGCCGAGGAACTGACCGACCACTGGGCCAACATCCGCCGCCTGCCCCCGGGGAGCACCCCCGACCCCCTGGACCTGGGCGGCCAACTCGACGCGATCGTGGACGTGTACCGGCGGATACCGTCCGGGCGGCTGGTGATGCTGGGCCGCTCGGGCTCCGGCAAGACGATCCTCGCCCTGCGGTTCGTCCTGGACCACCTGGCGTCCCGGGGCCGCGCCGACGCCGTACCGGTGATCTTCAGCATCGGCTCATGGGACCCGACCGCCATCACGCTCCGGGACTGGCTCGCCACGCAACTGACCCGCGATCACCCCGGCCTCGCCGCCCCCGGGCCCGGCGGCGGAACGAACCTCGCCGACGCGCTCGTCGAGACCGGCCGCATCCTCCCCGTCCTCGACGGCTTCGACGAGATCGCCGACGGCCTGCGCCGCCCCGCACTGGAAGCCCTCAACGCCACCACGCTGCCGCTGCTGCTGACGAGCCGTCCGGCCGAGTACGCCGCCGCGGTGGCCGAGACCGACGTCCTCACCTCCGCCGCCGCGGTCGAACTGACCGACCTCACCCTGAACGATCTCGCCGACTACCTACCGCGCACCACCCGCAAGGCCCGCGGCCGCTCGGCCCCCGCCTGGGAACCCGTGCTCAGCGAGCTGCGCGAGCGACCGCACGGCCAGGCCGGCGCCAACCTCGCCGCGGTGCTGACCACTCCGCTGATGGTCACCCTCGCCCGCGCCGTCTACAGCGACGCCCCCGACAGCGACCCGTCCGCACTGCTGGACACCCGCCGCTTCGGCACCCCCGAAGAACTGGAGGACCACCTCCTCGACAAGTTCCTCACCACCGCCTACCGCCCCCGCCCCGAACACCGCCCCGGCGGCACGTCGTTCCGTACCTGGGACCCGGTACGCGCCCGGCACTGGCTCGGCTACCTCGCCCACCACCTGAACTGCCTCGACACCCCCAACCTGGAATGGTGGCGCCTCGGCTACGGAATGCGCCGCACCACCCGCACCCTGGTGACCGCGCTGGTGGTCGGCCTGGCCGTCGCCCTCGTCGACGGCGTCGTCGGCGTCCTCTTCGACTCCTTCTCCTTCCAACTCGTGGACGGGTTGGTGGCGGGGCTCCTCGCCGGGCTCCTGTTCGGGATCGCGTACTGGTTCATGGTCGCCGCCAAGGACGCGGCGGTCGCGCCGTCCGGCGTCCTCATGAAGATCCGCAGCAGGGAGGGGAGATCGGGGCGGCACCCGCTCCGCCGCCTGGCCATCGGCGTGCTCTGCGGCCTGGTGTTCGGTGCCGGCTACGGCTTCGTACGCGGGGTGCTCAACAGACTTCCTTTCCACGTCGACCTCCCGGCCCTCCTGGTCAACAGCCTCGGCGACGGCCTCATCTACGGCCTGATGTTCGCCCTGGCGGCCGGCCCCACCCTCGGCCTGCTCACCCTCTTCGAGACCCCGCTCGACATCCGCTCCGCCCTCAACCCGGTCAGCCTGCTCCGGACGAACGGCCGCACCGTCGCCACCCAACTCCTCATCTGGACCCCGGTCTTCGGCGTCCTCGTCGGCTTCGGCTCCCTGGCGGTGATCGGCCCCGCCTCGGCGATCCTGGGATCGGTCGTCTGGAACCTCACGGCCGCGTTCAAGCTGGGCACCATCAGCGGACTCGGCGGCGCCCTCGGCTACGTGTTCAGCCTGACCTCCTGGGGCCAGTGGACGGTCTTCTCCCGGCTCTGGCTGCCGCTGACCGGCCGGCTTCCCTGGTCCGTCGTCGCCTTCCTCGAAGACGCCTACCAACGAGGCGTGCTCCGCCAGGCCGGCGCGGTCTACCAGTTCCGCCACGCCCGCCTGCAACACCACCTGGCCCGCGCCTACCGCTCCCCGCGCCCCGAAGCGGCGGAGCAAGCCCGCGTGAGTCCGGTACCCGCCGCCCCCGAAACCGGCACACCGTAA
- a CDS encoding BTAD domain-containing putative transcriptional regulator, with the protein MPTTAALDRPTVTKLTHQERAVLRAVGCGLTDSEIARSLALPDNTVDDHLGRILAKLKLRDRAAAIVHAFDCGLVVPGRGPRVAALPVQRATVHRVPEQRVRISVLGPLRAWRDGQPVDLGHLRQQAVLAALTLCRDRTVSKDELLDGIWGMEPPLTKVVPVYIYRLRKALQMERDTESVIRHDRCGYRLVPGAVEVDVARMEERVTAAGAAERTGELAEAVRCLTRALDLFCGEPLAGLPGPFAELERLRLAERRTGLVLRKLNLQLRLGRHVETVDELWALAAAQPLDEPVAAMLMRALCLSGRQADALTVFERTRRRLAEELGVPPSQLLRRTHRTIMRGCDAGPAPTTP; encoded by the coding sequence ATGCCGACGACCGCGGCTCTCGACCGACCGACCGTCACCAAACTCACGCATCAAGAGCGTGCGGTGCTCCGTGCGGTCGGCTGTGGCCTGACGGACAGCGAGATCGCCCGCTCGCTCGCCCTCCCCGACAACACGGTCGACGACCACCTCGGCCGGATACTCGCCAAGCTGAAACTCCGGGACCGGGCCGCCGCGATCGTGCACGCCTTCGACTGCGGGCTGGTCGTCCCCGGCCGGGGCCCCCGGGTGGCGGCCCTTCCCGTGCAGCGGGCCACCGTCCACCGCGTGCCCGAGCAGCGGGTGCGGATCTCCGTGCTCGGGCCGCTGCGGGCCTGGCGCGACGGGCAGCCCGTGGATCTCGGGCACCTGCGCCAGCAGGCCGTGCTGGCGGCGTTGACGCTGTGTCGGGACCGGACGGTCAGCAAGGACGAACTGCTCGACGGGATCTGGGGGATGGAGCCGCCGCTCACGAAGGTCGTGCCGGTCTATATCTACCGGCTCCGGAAGGCCCTGCAGATGGAGCGCGACACGGAGTCGGTGATCCGGCACGACCGGTGCGGCTACCGGCTGGTCCCGGGCGCGGTCGAGGTGGACGTGGCGCGGATGGAGGAACGGGTCACCGCCGCCGGTGCGGCCGAGCGGACCGGTGAACTGGCCGAGGCGGTCCGCTGCCTCACCCGGGCGTTGGACCTGTTCTGTGGGGAGCCGCTGGCCGGACTACCGGGCCCGTTCGCGGAGTTGGAGCGGCTGCGGCTCGCCGAGCGCAGGACCGGGCTCGTGCTGCGCAAGCTGAACCTGCAACTGCGGCTGGGCCGGCACGTCGAGACGGTCGACGAGCTGTGGGCGCTGGCCGCGGCGCAGCCGTTGGACGAACCCGTGGCCGCGATGCTGATGCGCGCGCTGTGTCTGAGCGGCCGGCAGGCCGACGCGTTGACCGTGTTCGAGCGCACCCGCCGCCGGCTGGCCGAGGAGCTCGGGGTGCCGCCGAGCCAACTCCTGCGGCGGACGCACCGGACGATCATGCGCGGGTGCGATGCCGGCCCCGCCCCGACGACGCCGTGA
- a CDS encoding VOC family protein encodes MASRLNPYLTFGGDARKAMEFYKEVFGGTLELKTFGEFGQAGAPEADKVMHSVLESPSGLTLMASDTPPGMTYTSGDSFAMSLTGDDDAELRGYWERLSAGGSVAVPLEKQMWGDTFGMCTDRFGIRWMVNIGSAQG; translated from the coding sequence ATGGCTTCGCGTCTCAACCCCTACCTCACCTTCGGCGGCGACGCCCGAAAGGCGATGGAGTTCTACAAGGAGGTCTTCGGCGGCACGTTGGAGCTGAAGACCTTCGGCGAGTTCGGTCAGGCCGGTGCGCCGGAGGCCGACAAGGTCATGCACAGCGTGTTGGAAAGCCCAAGCGGCCTCACCCTGATGGCCAGCGACACCCCTCCGGGGATGACGTACACCTCGGGCGACAGCTTCGCGATGAGCCTCACCGGTGACGACGACGCCGAGCTGCGCGGCTACTGGGAGAGACTCTCCGCCGGCGGCTCCGTGGCCGTGCCCCTGGAGAAGCAGATGTGGGGCGACACGTTCGGTATGTGTACGGACCGGTTCGGCATCCGCTGGATGGTCAACATCGGGTCGGCGCAAGGCTGA
- a CDS encoding DUF6585 family protein translates to MTRSTPRSRGEELLLARISAAAGRARLGRRLATHMATAYRARTRNGPFRPVRWLPPLAGYGRYRATRASPNARLDLYEHGMTVALKGRIHVVRYDTTSVFRHRTRSRGSSPAGAALLHTLTDVERKRLVLHGGPEGGDARDWEHAIQRAVTRAQLPGALAALHRGERVSFGDVWLSRAHIGVGERCMPWARVQRIGTAEGFLVLTIDGAQHRWGPAMPRIPNLFVFWALVERCRTDGTH, encoded by the coding sequence GTGACCAGATCGACGCCGCGCAGCCGCGGCGAAGAGCTGCTGCTGGCGCGGATCTCCGCGGCGGCCGGCCGCGCGCGCCTCGGCAGGCGGCTGGCCACCCACATGGCCACCGCGTACCGCGCGCGCACCCGGAACGGCCCGTTCCGGCCGGTCCGTTGGCTGCCTCCCCTCGCTGGATACGGCCGGTACCGCGCGACGCGGGCGAGTCCGAACGCGCGACTGGACCTGTACGAGCACGGCATGACCGTCGCCCTGAAGGGCCGGATCCACGTCGTCCGCTACGACACCACCTCGGTCTTCCGGCACCGCACCCGGTCGCGCGGCTCCTCCCCCGCCGGCGCCGCCCTCCTCCACACGCTCACCGACGTCGAGCGGAAGCGCCTGGTGTTGCACGGCGGTCCGGAGGGCGGTGACGCGCGGGATTGGGAGCACGCGATCCAACGGGCCGTCACGCGCGCCCAGTTACCCGGCGCCCTGGCCGCGCTCCATCGAGGCGAGCGCGTCTCCTTCGGGGACGTCTGGCTGAGCAGAGCGCACATCGGGGTCGGAGAGCGGTGCATGCCCTGGGCGCGGGTGCAACGGATCGGCACGGCGGAGGGTTTCCTCGTGCTCACCATCGACGGCGCGCAGCACAGATGGGGGCCGGCCATGCCCAGGATCCCGAACCTCTTCGTGTTCTGGGCGCTCGTGGAACGCTGTCGCACCGACGGAACCCACTGA
- a CDS encoding TetR/AcrR family transcriptional regulator — MNEPSGRRERKKAATRQKIADTALRLFLERGYDAVGIRDVAAEADVAVTTLFSHFASKEALVFERDQDFEQRLTRAVTDRAPREPLMPALRREIRAMVRHCTADDAAPIWRMIDASPALREYEELMRLRHAESLATAIAADLDLSGTTTTCRTIARFVLDAYSLAREAPEPEAAVDEIFRMIEAAWEVA, encoded by the coding sequence ATGAACGAGCCGTCCGGACGCCGCGAGCGCAAGAAGGCCGCGACCCGTCAGAAGATCGCTGACACCGCCCTGCGGCTCTTCCTGGAACGCGGATACGACGCGGTGGGCATCCGTGATGTGGCCGCCGAGGCAGACGTGGCCGTCACCACGCTCTTCTCCCACTTCGCCTCGAAAGAGGCCCTGGTGTTCGAGCGGGACCAGGACTTCGAGCAACGCCTCACGCGGGCCGTCACCGACCGGGCGCCGCGCGAGCCGCTCATGCCCGCGCTGCGCCGTGAGATCCGGGCCATGGTGCGACATTGCACGGCGGACGACGCCGCCCCGATCTGGCGCATGATCGACGCATCGCCCGCCCTGCGGGAGTACGAGGAGTTGATGAGGCTGCGTCATGCGGAGTCGCTGGCAACGGCCATCGCCGCCGACCTCGACCTGTCGGGGACCACCACGACCTGCCGGACGATCGCGAGATTCGTGCTCGACGCCTACTCGCTGGCCCGCGAGGCGCCCGAACCGGAGGCCGCGGTGGACGAGATCTTCCGGATGATCGAGGCGGCCTGGGAAGTCGCCTGA